Proteins co-encoded in one Dasypus novemcinctus isolate mDasNov1 chromosome 18, mDasNov1.1.hap2, whole genome shotgun sequence genomic window:
- the PRMT1 gene encoding protein arginine N-methyltransferase 1 isoform X3 codes for MEVSCGQAESSEKPNAEDMTSKDYYFDSYAHFGIHEEMLKDEVRTLTYRNSMFHNRHLFKDKVVLDVGSGTGILCMFAAKAGARKVIGIECSSISDYAVKIVKANKLDHVVTIIKGKVEEVELPVEKVDIVISEWMGYCLFYESMLNTVLYARDKWLAPDGLIFPDRATLYVTAIEDRQYKDYKIHWWENVYGFDMSCIKDVAIKEPLVDVVDPKQLVTNACLIKEVDIYTVKVEDLTFTSPFCLQVKRNDYVHALVAYFNIEFTRCHKRTGFSTSPESPYTHWKQTVFYMEDYLTVKTGEEIFGTIGMRPNAKNNRDLDFTIDLDFKGQLCELSCSTDYRMR; via the exons ATGGAG GTGTCCTGTGGCCAAGCAGAAAGCAGCGAGAAGCCCAACGCTGAGGATATGACGTCCAAAGATTACTACTTCGACTCCTATGCGCATTTCGGCATCCACGAG GAGATGCTGAAGGACGAGGTGCGCACCCTCACGTACCGCAACTCCATGTTCCACAACCGGCACCTCTTCAAGGACAAGGTGGTGCTGGACGTGGGGTCAGGCACGGGCATCCTCTGCATGTTCGCGGCCAAGGCCGGGGCCCGCAAGGTCATCGGG ATCGAGTGTTCCAGCATCTCTGATTATGCGGTGAAGATTGTCAAAGCCAACAAGTTAGACCACG TGGTGACCATCATCAAAGggaaggtggaggaggtggagctCCCTGTGGAGAAGGTGGACATCGTCATCAGCGAGTGGATGGGCTACTGCCTCTTCTATGAGTCCATGCTCAACACCGTGCTCTATGCCCGTGACAAGTGGCTG GCGCCTGACGGCCTCATCTTCCCCGACCGAGCCACGCTCTACGTGACAGCCATCGAGGACCGGCAGTACAAAGACTACAAGATCCATT GGTGGGAGAACGTCTATGGCTTTGACATGTCCTGCATCAAAGACGTGGCCATCAAGGAGCCCCTGGTGGACGTGGTGGACCCCAAGCAGCTGGTCACCAACGCCTGCCTCATAAAG GAGGTGGACATCTACACCGTGAAGGTGGAGGACCTGACCTTCACCTCGCCCTTCTGCCTGCAAGTGAAGCGCAACGACTACGTCCACGCCCTCGTGGCCTACTTCAACATCGAGTTCACCCGCTGCCACAAGAGGACCGGCTTCTCCACCA gCCCCGAGTCCCCGTACACGCACTGGAAGCAGACGGTGTTCTACATGGAGGACTACCTGACCGTCAAGACGGGCGAGGAGATCTTTGGCACCATCGGCATGCGGCCCAACGCCAAGAACAAC CGCGACCTGGACTTCACCATCGACCTGGACTTCAAGGGCCAGCTCTGCGAGCTGTCCTGCTCCACCGACTACCGGATGCGCTGA
- the PRMT1 gene encoding protein arginine N-methyltransferase 1 isoform X4, with protein sequence MVSCGQAESSEKPNAEDMTSKDYYFDSYAHFGIHEEMLKDEVRTLTYRNSMFHNRHLFKDKVVLDVGSGTGILCMFAAKAGARKVIGIECSSISDYAVKIVKANKLDHVVTIIKGKVEEVELPVEKVDIVISEWMGYCLFYESMLNTVLYARDKWLAPDGLIFPDRATLYVTAIEDRQYKDYKIHWWENVYGFDMSCIKDVAIKEPLVDVVDPKQLVTNACLIKEVDIYTVKVEDLTFTSPFCLQVKRNDYVHALVAYFNIEFTRCHKRTGFSTSPESPYTHWKQTVFYMEDYLTVKTGEEIFGTIGMRPNAKNNRDLDFTIDLDFKGQLCELSCSTDYRMR encoded by the exons ATG GTGTCCTGTGGCCAAGCAGAAAGCAGCGAGAAGCCCAACGCTGAGGATATGACGTCCAAAGATTACTACTTCGACTCCTATGCGCATTTCGGCATCCACGAG GAGATGCTGAAGGACGAGGTGCGCACCCTCACGTACCGCAACTCCATGTTCCACAACCGGCACCTCTTCAAGGACAAGGTGGTGCTGGACGTGGGGTCAGGCACGGGCATCCTCTGCATGTTCGCGGCCAAGGCCGGGGCCCGCAAGGTCATCGGG ATCGAGTGTTCCAGCATCTCTGATTATGCGGTGAAGATTGTCAAAGCCAACAAGTTAGACCACG TGGTGACCATCATCAAAGggaaggtggaggaggtggagctCCCTGTGGAGAAGGTGGACATCGTCATCAGCGAGTGGATGGGCTACTGCCTCTTCTATGAGTCCATGCTCAACACCGTGCTCTATGCCCGTGACAAGTGGCTG GCGCCTGACGGCCTCATCTTCCCCGACCGAGCCACGCTCTACGTGACAGCCATCGAGGACCGGCAGTACAAAGACTACAAGATCCATT GGTGGGAGAACGTCTATGGCTTTGACATGTCCTGCATCAAAGACGTGGCCATCAAGGAGCCCCTGGTGGACGTGGTGGACCCCAAGCAGCTGGTCACCAACGCCTGCCTCATAAAG GAGGTGGACATCTACACCGTGAAGGTGGAGGACCTGACCTTCACCTCGCCCTTCTGCCTGCAAGTGAAGCGCAACGACTACGTCCACGCCCTCGTGGCCTACTTCAACATCGAGTTCACCCGCTGCCACAAGAGGACCGGCTTCTCCACCA gCCCCGAGTCCCCGTACACGCACTGGAAGCAGACGGTGTTCTACATGGAGGACTACCTGACCGTCAAGACGGGCGAGGAGATCTTTGGCACCATCGGCATGCGGCCCAACGCCAAGAACAAC CGCGACCTGGACTTCACCATCGACCTGGACTTCAAGGGCCAGCTCTGCGAGCTGTCCTGCTCCACCGACTACCGGATGCGCTGA
- the PRMT1 gene encoding protein arginine N-methyltransferase 1 isoform X2: MVGVAEVSCGQAESSEKPNAEDMTSKDYYFDSYAHFGIHEEMLKDEVRTLTYRNSMFHNRHLFKDKVVLDVGSGTGILCMFAAKAGARKVIGIECSSISDYAVKIVKANKLDHVVTIIKGKVEEVELPVEKVDIVISEWMGYCLFYESMLNTVLYARDKWLAPDGLIFPDRATLYVTAIEDRQYKDYKIHWWENVYGFDMSCIKDVAIKEPLVDVVDPKQLVTNACLIKEVDIYTVKVEDLTFTSPFCLQVKRNDYVHALVAYFNIEFTRCHKRTGFSTSPESPYTHWKQTVFYMEDYLTVKTGEEIFGTIGMRPNAKNNRDLDFTIDLDFKGQLCELSCSTDYRMR; the protein is encoded by the exons ATGGTAGGCGTGGCTGAG GTGTCCTGTGGCCAAGCAGAAAGCAGCGAGAAGCCCAACGCTGAGGATATGACGTCCAAAGATTACTACTTCGACTCCTATGCGCATTTCGGCATCCACGAG GAGATGCTGAAGGACGAGGTGCGCACCCTCACGTACCGCAACTCCATGTTCCACAACCGGCACCTCTTCAAGGACAAGGTGGTGCTGGACGTGGGGTCAGGCACGGGCATCCTCTGCATGTTCGCGGCCAAGGCCGGGGCCCGCAAGGTCATCGGG ATCGAGTGTTCCAGCATCTCTGATTATGCGGTGAAGATTGTCAAAGCCAACAAGTTAGACCACG TGGTGACCATCATCAAAGggaaggtggaggaggtggagctCCCTGTGGAGAAGGTGGACATCGTCATCAGCGAGTGGATGGGCTACTGCCTCTTCTATGAGTCCATGCTCAACACCGTGCTCTATGCCCGTGACAAGTGGCTG GCGCCTGACGGCCTCATCTTCCCCGACCGAGCCACGCTCTACGTGACAGCCATCGAGGACCGGCAGTACAAAGACTACAAGATCCATT GGTGGGAGAACGTCTATGGCTTTGACATGTCCTGCATCAAAGACGTGGCCATCAAGGAGCCCCTGGTGGACGTGGTGGACCCCAAGCAGCTGGTCACCAACGCCTGCCTCATAAAG GAGGTGGACATCTACACCGTGAAGGTGGAGGACCTGACCTTCACCTCGCCCTTCTGCCTGCAAGTGAAGCGCAACGACTACGTCCACGCCCTCGTGGCCTACTTCAACATCGAGTTCACCCGCTGCCACAAGAGGACCGGCTTCTCCACCA gCCCCGAGTCCCCGTACACGCACTGGAAGCAGACGGTGTTCTACATGGAGGACTACCTGACCGTCAAGACGGGCGAGGAGATCTTTGGCACCATCGGCATGCGGCCCAACGCCAAGAACAAC CGCGACCTGGACTTCACCATCGACCTGGACTTCAAGGGCCAGCTCTGCGAGCTGTCCTGCTCCACCGACTACCGGATGCGCTGA
- the PRMT1 gene encoding protein arginine N-methyltransferase 1 isoform X1 — MENFVATLANGMSLQPPLEEVSCGQAESSEKPNAEDMTSKDYYFDSYAHFGIHEEMLKDEVRTLTYRNSMFHNRHLFKDKVVLDVGSGTGILCMFAAKAGARKVIGIECSSISDYAVKIVKANKLDHVVTIIKGKVEEVELPVEKVDIVISEWMGYCLFYESMLNTVLYARDKWLAPDGLIFPDRATLYVTAIEDRQYKDYKIHWWENVYGFDMSCIKDVAIKEPLVDVVDPKQLVTNACLIKEVDIYTVKVEDLTFTSPFCLQVKRNDYVHALVAYFNIEFTRCHKRTGFSTSPESPYTHWKQTVFYMEDYLTVKTGEEIFGTIGMRPNAKNNRDLDFTIDLDFKGQLCELSCSTDYRMR, encoded by the exons ATGGAG AATTTTGTAGCCACCTTGGCTAATGGGATGAGCCTCCAGCCGCCTCTTGAAGAA GTGTCCTGTGGCCAAGCAGAAAGCAGCGAGAAGCCCAACGCTGAGGATATGACGTCCAAAGATTACTACTTCGACTCCTATGCGCATTTCGGCATCCACGAG GAGATGCTGAAGGACGAGGTGCGCACCCTCACGTACCGCAACTCCATGTTCCACAACCGGCACCTCTTCAAGGACAAGGTGGTGCTGGACGTGGGGTCAGGCACGGGCATCCTCTGCATGTTCGCGGCCAAGGCCGGGGCCCGCAAGGTCATCGGG ATCGAGTGTTCCAGCATCTCTGATTATGCGGTGAAGATTGTCAAAGCCAACAAGTTAGACCACG TGGTGACCATCATCAAAGggaaggtggaggaggtggagctCCCTGTGGAGAAGGTGGACATCGTCATCAGCGAGTGGATGGGCTACTGCCTCTTCTATGAGTCCATGCTCAACACCGTGCTCTATGCCCGTGACAAGTGGCTG GCGCCTGACGGCCTCATCTTCCCCGACCGAGCCACGCTCTACGTGACAGCCATCGAGGACCGGCAGTACAAAGACTACAAGATCCATT GGTGGGAGAACGTCTATGGCTTTGACATGTCCTGCATCAAAGACGTGGCCATCAAGGAGCCCCTGGTGGACGTGGTGGACCCCAAGCAGCTGGTCACCAACGCCTGCCTCATAAAG GAGGTGGACATCTACACCGTGAAGGTGGAGGACCTGACCTTCACCTCGCCCTTCTGCCTGCAAGTGAAGCGCAACGACTACGTCCACGCCCTCGTGGCCTACTTCAACATCGAGTTCACCCGCTGCCACAAGAGGACCGGCTTCTCCACCA gCCCCGAGTCCCCGTACACGCACTGGAAGCAGACGGTGTTCTACATGGAGGACTACCTGACCGTCAAGACGGGCGAGGAGATCTTTGGCACCATCGGCATGCGGCCCAACGCCAAGAACAAC CGCGACCTGGACTTCACCATCGACCTGGACTTCAAGGGCCAGCTCTGCGAGCTGTCCTGCTCCACCGACTACCGGATGCGCTGA